The window aatttttgatcGGAcctaaatcaagaaaaaatattgatttttatgttgaaattaTTATCAATCACCAATAAAGTGGAATCTATTACTGTGTGCTGTTGttctcatgaaaaaaatatggatTGATCGATCTCACGATATAGATCCGTAAAACCGTATTCGAAGACACTTGCTTAAAAGAAAATACATCAACTTTTAGggcaattttgtaattttatgattttgacTTCTGTAATCAATTCACATATATTAACTGTTACCAACGACATGACCTGACAAAAGGTAGTAGAACGGAACTACAAATATACTACCCAAAATTATTATATTCACTCAGAGCATTGAGCCCTTCAAAATGTTCAAACTTTTAAGAAACTGAAAACAACGCTTCCTTTCTTCTCCTCACTTCTCATTAATGCACTAATCTGAAACCACATTTGCAGAGATTAGTGCAATGGAAGTGCTGACAAGTAGCCGATGCATTGTGCTTGTATTTCTTGTGGGTGCATTTTCTTACCAGGTTTCAGCATTGCTCAATCTCACTCTCCCTGGGCAGCACCCGGACCCTGAATCTGTTGCTCAAGATGTTCACAGGCAAGAATTTGCTTCCTTTTGCTATCATTTTCTTCTGAGTTTTGGCTTCTATTTGTTTTTTCGTGTAGGTTCAGTTTAAGCTTCTCCGGTCTCACTTTCTCTACATTTGGGCGTAAAAACTTTAGTCCAACACCGAAAATGTTTGTTTACAGTGTTCTATGGCAATGTGCATGTTTAGGATACCAGTTCCTCTAAAAcacacaattttttaaaaaatgtgtgtTTTTTTCCTTCGAGGGACTAACGACCGGGTCGCGTCTGAAACCCAAAAAATGTGTGTTTTTTTCCTTCGAGGGAAACGACCCGGTCGCGTCTGAAACTTTTTGGGTTGTCTATGGTACATGTATACAGCGTTGGACTTATACCGCTCATGCTGTATCTAACTCtgtataacacaaaatatgAGCTGCAGAGTTGTGGGATTTCATCTTTCTCTGTCTTGACAGCTTTTTACTATTTGACTGTTTTAAGCAAATTTAAGAGGATATACAGTAAGGAGATCAAAATGTATTAAAATGTTGGACTAAATTCTTGTTGGCGCACGCCCCGAGAGAACAAGTTTTTCTTCTTGATGGTGGTCTTCCATGTCAGACATCTTTGTGTGTTTGAATctataaacttacttgaattcgtGTATACATGTTAAGCTAAAGTGTGGTCCTCCATCAACTTTGCAATCTTCTGTTGCATGCCATGGAATCCTATGTGTGTCGTCTTTCATGAATTGACTAGCGACAAGTACATGCAAATGCTCACTATAATTTAGATCTTATACTGGGCCCTGAACAGATTTTCTTTTCATTAATTCCCGCAGAAGAGTCAATGCATCTATGTCAAGGAGACAAATGCTATCCTACACCACCAGTGACCAGTCATCCACTTGCTTCACTGGCAATCCCATGGATGACTGCTGGCGTTGCGACCCCAACTGGCAACTCAATCGTCAAAGGCTTGCAGATTGCGCCATTGGGTTTGGTCAATATGCTTTTGGTGGCAAAGGGGGGCGTTACTATGTCGTGACAGATTCATCAGACGGCGATGCCGTCAACCCAAAGCCGGGAACCCTTCGATATGCAGTCATTCAAACGGAACCTCTGTGGATTGTTTTTCCCACCAATATGCTCATTCATCTCTCCCAAGAGCTGATTTTCAACTCCTATAAGACTCTGGACGGCCGGGGAGCAAACGTACATATAACCGGGGGAGGATGCATAACATTGcaatatataaacaatgtcATCATTCATAATATACACATACACCATTGCTACCAATCGGGGGAGACAAATGTTAGGTCGAGCCCAACACATTATGGGTGGCGTACACTATCAGACGGTGATGGGATCTCCATATTTGGATCAAGGGACATTTGGATTGATCATTGCAGGTTGTCAAATTGTAAAGATGGCTTGATTGATGCCGTCATGGGATCCACTGCAATCACCATATCTAACAACATATTTTCTCACCATAATGAGGTCATGTTATTAGGCCACAGCGACAATTATTTGCCCGATTCTGGGATGCAAGTGACCATAGCTTTTAACCATTTTGGTAAAAGATTAATCCAGAGGATGCCAAGGTGTAGAAGGGGATACATACATGTGGTAAACAATGACTTTACAAGGTGGGAAATGTATGCGATTGGAGGTAGTGCGAGTCCTACCATCAATAGCCAAGGAAACCGCTACATTGCCT of the Primulina huaijiensis isolate GDHJ02 chromosome 1, ASM1229523v2, whole genome shotgun sequence genome contains:
- the LOC140985957 gene encoding probable pectate lyase 12; this translates as MEVLTSSRCIVLVFLVGAFSYQVSALLNLTLPGQHPDPESVAQDVHRRVNASMSRRQMLSYTTSDQSSTCFTGNPMDDCWRCDPNWQLNRQRLADCAIGFGQYAFGGKGGRYYVVTDSSDGDAVNPKPGTLRYAVIQTEPLWIVFPTNMLIHLSQELIFNSYKTLDGRGANVHITGGGCITLQYINNVIIHNIHIHHCYQSGETNVRSSPTHYGWRTLSDGDGISIFGSRDIWIDHCRLSNCKDGLIDAVMGSTAITISNNIFSHHNEVMLLGHSDNYLPDSGMQVTIAFNHFGKRLIQRMPRCRRGYIHVVNNDFTRWEMYAIGGSASPTINSQGNRYIASFDNNAKEVTKRLDTSDEEWRDWNWRSEGDIMVNGAFFVASGQDVGVKYEKAYSVEPKSAADIDLLTLNAGVLRSRGNKRAKWAGDSSGADFDSNSDGFDDYDDYSGSQKPYTNNSILTTFLTILTIFLFLHGTTTSIL